The sequence TTTTCTCTTTTTTGTTTGATGCAGTCTTGAGGGTATCTTTTACCCCTGACCTGGTGTTATTAGCACAATGGTCCCACCGCGACTCCATCCCGAACTCGAGGGTGAAACGTTGTAGCGGCGAAGATACTAGTCGGGCAGCTGACTGGGACAATAGCTCAAGGCCAGGTCTATTTTTTACACAAAAAATCCTCCAATTTCGGTTGGGGGCTTTTTTGTTGTTATCATAATTAACGAAATTTTATTTTATTAAATGAAAAAATATTTTTTAAACTTTGGGGTGAGTATCTTTACTATTTTGTCGTTATCTGGTCCCAGCTGGGCGCAGTTGCGAATGTATAATCCTATTTCCCTACCCTCTGGTAATGAAATTGAAGATACACTCTCTGACAAAGATATTCCTACAGGGGAGGGTGGTTTCGCTAGAGATTATTCTGTATATTTAGAAAAAGATGATCAGGTCGCTATTGATTTAATTTCCGACGATTTTGATACTATAGTTTCTCTGCTTGCTGCCGATGGATCTAAAGTGGCTGAAAACGACGACGGACCTGACGGAAGTAATAATTCCCTCTTATTTGCACGCATTAGCGAGTCAGGTAATTACATAATTCGTGTACGTGCTTTTGGAGAAACAGGAGGAGGTCAATTTAAACTCAAGCTTACTCGCTTACGACCTTTAGAAACAAAGTAAACATTATGATTTTAGCTTTATTAGGATTACTGAATTGGTGGAATCGCAAGAATGCTTATCGCTCTCTTAATTCCCTACCATCGCCCCCAAGACACTGGCTGTTAGGAAATCTGCCTCAAGTGTTACTCGCAGTTAGACAGAAAAAATACTTTCAATTTTTGTTTGATTGGAGTCGAAAGTTAGGTCCTATTTACGTTTATTGGATAGGAGCTCAACCGATTTTAGCTCTGAGTAAGCCTAGAGCGATCGAGGAAACTATTATTAACGGTATGAAAGATGGTAGTTTAGTAAGGAGTCATCAAATTCGTGACGCTTGGAACGATGCCAGTGGTGGAGCTGTTATTATTGGTCAAGATGGCAAAGAATGGCAGTGGCGGCGGATGGCTTGGAATCCGGAATTTAGTAGTAGCGGTTTATCGAAACATATAGATATCATTGACCAAGCTTGTACACAAGTAATTGAAAAAATCAGAGCAACCCCATCAGGAGAAACGATTCTGGTAGATCCTTTGTTTGTAGAGTTAACCATGAGGGTTACTTGCTGTTTGGTACTAGGTATTCCTCTACATCCAAAAATTTCTAGTACCGAGGGACCACCTTTAGAAGTTGAAAAAGTCTATGAAGCCATGTCCGTGATTAGCTATCGATTTTTACGTATAGCTACGGGAGAGAAAAAATGGCAAAAATACTTACCCACTCAATTAGCTCGTGATTACTGGAGAGCGATCGCGTATTTAGAATCTTTTCTCGCTTCTCGCTTAGATTTAGCCTTAAAACTTAGAGATAACACACAATCAGAGGAAATACCAATTACACCAATGTTCCGAGAATCTATGTTGGTGAAAATAATTGCTAAAGAACCTCAGTACAATCGGTCCAATCTAGTCTCTGAAATTGCCGGCTTTCTCTTAGCGGGTACTGACACAACAGCGCACACTTTATCTTTTGCTACGGCGCAACTAAGCTTAAATCCGAGAGTTTTAGATAAAGCTAGATCTCTAGTCGATCAAGTTGGTGAAAATTTAAAAGAATTAAACTACATTCGCTCTATCGTTAAAGAAACTATGCGTCTTTATCCAGTAGCTGCGGGATCAACTTCCTTGGAAGCTACGAGAGATACAGTGATTGAGGGTATTAAGGTTCCTCGTGGTACTCGCGTTTTTTGGTCAATGTGGGCCGCCGGAAGAGATCCTGATACTTATACTAACCCTGAAGAGTTTTTACCTGAACGTTGGTTAGAAGAGGGAAAAGATAACCATGATCTCCCCTTTATTCAGTTCGGATCGGGTTACCACCGTTGCTTAGGCGAACCTTTAGCTATGATCGAAGCCACAATGATGCTCGCTAAATTGCTGCGCTATTTCGAGTGGGAATTGGTCAATGGTGGTGCTTCCCTAGAAAATTTACAACAAAATCTCTTAGTTTATCCCTCTGATAGAATGCCCTTGCGTTTTCGCTTGAGATAAAAATCAGAAAGAGAGCCGACGACTTGCCTTGTTTCGTCTCGACTCTCAGACTGGTTCGCTCCTCACACACTTATTAATATACACAAATATTCATTGTTTGTCAAATCTTTGATAATTTTTTTATAATTCTCGAGGTGCTCCAACTAGAAGTTGTGTTTCTAAGAGGTATTGGAGGTTAGACTGAGCTAAAATGAGTAATAAAGCTCTAACACCTATTAAATTCGGTTTATTGCGCCAAATTCCTTCGTAACGCTCAAAATTTAATACAGCTAAAGCGAGATTGTTGCTAGAACTTAACAAATTTTCCGGTGATGAATCGCAGAAAGCAACAAGAGATAGTAATAAATCCTTGTCTTTGGGGTTTAAACAGGGTAATAATTCAATTAGAGCGACAGCATAGGGTTCTAGTGAGGGAATAGAGCCATTATTGGTAATGACACCTTGTTGGTGCAATTGACGTAACCAAGCACAGCAACGAGCATGACTGTATTGCAGGGGAAAGAATTGAGGAAGGATTTTAAAGACAGATGAAGAAGAGAAAACAGAGAAATTGTTTAAGGTAGAGTGATAGACTTTTTCTAGCCACAATGCTACCAGACGATCGCCCACTTTGAAATCAAGAGCAAAATTAGCAGTAAGTTCAATTTCCACATTAGGGTAATTCCACCCATGAACTAAAGCAAAAGCGATCGCACCGGGATCATCTTGAGTCAGTTGAGAAAGCACCCGAGAACGATAGATAATTGAGGGGTGGTATTTTAATAAATAGAGAGAAATTGTTTCTGTAGGGAGAGGAACCAATCGAGCAATTTCCTGGAGTAACCAGAGACGTAAAGAATAACCGGGATAATTCATTCCTCTTCTTGTGATTCAGCAGTATTACGTTGACCGGGAATAGCTTTAATGATCGCGTCAATAACCTTACCCACCGGAATGATTTCCAAACCTAAATCATCAGGAAAAGCCTGACCCTTAGGAACGATCGCTTTTTTAAACCCCAATTTAGCAGCTTCTTTAAGTCTGAGTTCCATTTGAGAGACTAGACGTACCTGTCCCCCCAAACCCACCTCACCAATCAGCACCGTACGAGGATCCACGACGCGATCGCGAAAACTAGCCACAACAGCGATCGCCATACCCAAATCAGCCGCTGGTTCCTCCACCCCCAACCCTCCCGCTGAAGCAACGTAAACATCTAACTTAGACAGAGGGATACCCACCCGTTTCTCCAGCACCGCCAAAATCTGCAGTAAACGATTATAATCCACACCCGTAGTAGAACGACGTGGCGAACTATAACT comes from Gloeocapsa sp. PCC 73106 and encodes:
- a CDS encoding PPC domain-containing protein; this encodes MKKYFLNFGVSIFTILSLSGPSWAQLRMYNPISLPSGNEIEDTLSDKDIPTGEGGFARDYSVYLEKDDQVAIDLISDDFDTIVSLLAADGSKVAENDDGPDGSNNSLLFARISESGNYIIRVRAFGETGGGQFKLKLTRLRPLETK
- a CDS encoding cytochrome P450, which encodes MILALLGLLNWWNRKNAYRSLNSLPSPPRHWLLGNLPQVLLAVRQKKYFQFLFDWSRKLGPIYVYWIGAQPILALSKPRAIEETIINGMKDGSLVRSHQIRDAWNDASGGAVIIGQDGKEWQWRRMAWNPEFSSSGLSKHIDIIDQACTQVIEKIRATPSGETILVDPLFVELTMRVTCCLVLGIPLHPKISSTEGPPLEVEKVYEAMSVISYRFLRIATGEKKWQKYLPTQLARDYWRAIAYLESFLASRLDLALKLRDNTQSEEIPITPMFRESMLVKIIAKEPQYNRSNLVSEIAGFLLAGTDTTAHTLSFATAQLSLNPRVLDKARSLVDQVGENLKELNYIRSIVKETMRLYPVAAGSTSLEATRDTVIEGIKVPRGTRVFWSMWAAGRDPDTYTNPEEFLPERWLEEGKDNHDLPFIQFGSGYHRCLGEPLAMIEATMMLAKLLRYFEWELVNGGASLENLQQNLLVYPSDRMPLRFRLR